A genomic segment from Desulfarculaceae bacterium encodes:
- a CDS encoding class I SAM-dependent methyltransferase, giving the protein MAALHQVFDQAAAGYDALRSRVIPCFQDFYGTIARLVPGGSEREPAVLDLGAGTGLVSAVVKAARPGCRILAVDESAGMLQRLEERFAGDEQVSTMVLDYGTGILPGGWDLIVSALSIHHLDDPSKKRLFARLFDRLEPGGWFINADLVQGSSQEVERGYQEAWREHLEASGIPREELDEIYQRMTYDRTASLEAQLIWLRGCGFVDVDCHYKYNNFAVYAGRRPGGPQAAH; this is encoded by the coding sequence GTGGCCGCCCTGCACCAGGTATTCGACCAGGCGGCGGCGGGCTACGACGCCCTGCGTTCCCGGGTGATCCCCTGCTTTCAGGATTTTTATGGAACCATTGCCCGCCTGGTGCCCGGCGGCTCTGAAAGGGAGCCCGCCGTATTGGACCTGGGCGCGGGCACCGGCCTGGTGAGCGCGGTGGTAAAGGCCGCCAGGCCGGGCTGCCGCATCCTGGCCGTGGACGAGTCGGCGGGCATGTTGCAGCGCCTGGAAGAGCGCTTCGCGGGCGACGAGCAGGTTAGCACCATGGTCCTGGACTATGGCACCGGCATCCTGCCCGGCGGCTGGGACCTGATCGTATCGGCCCTGTCCATCCACCACCTGGACGACCCAAGCAAAAAACGGCTCTTCGCGCGGCTCTTCGACCGCCTCGAGCCGGGCGGCTGGTTCATCAACGCGGACCTGGTGCAGGGCTCTTCCCAGGAGGTGGAGCGCGGCTACCAAGAGGCCTGGCGCGAGCACCTGGAGGCCAGCGGAATCCCGCGCGAGGAGCTGGACGAGATTTATCAACGCATGACCTACGACCGCACCGCTTCTCTGGAGGCCCAGCTGATCTGGCTGCGGGGCTGCGGCTTCGTGGATGTGGACTGTCACTACAAGTACAACAACTTCGCGGTGTACGCCGGGCGCCGTCCCGGCGGGCCGCAAGCGGCGCATTAG
- a CDS encoding FAD-binding oxidoreductase, whose protein sequence is MALSGKKIKKDLAEFLGEKYVFDDAPTNLVYAKDVMPYDLEERNLPYAVARPADAAQIGQVLIYANKHKIPVHIHGSGTSLVGLARPKARGIVLDTARLQSMEVFPERSYFEAGAGVHLAKVRAAIAPYKAMLPIFPGSELVATIGGSISVNTSAHGVDCALGKPGDYVLGLEVVLPTGEVIQTGTESLRRPAGVELTKVMVGCEGLLGVITKVRMRLLPQPCTANIVAYYDKTEDILATVMEMYRQGISPPMFFEYLDETSSKIGFEAVGLEPPSGAVAMMCLHADNPEGCRAKAEHFLNFVEKSNPRSAEITDDPVRWGKVWSSRAEAGNYVYRQGSTFGSEVTPRVDKLLDAFQETRHFIEHLEAYPNPQFISFGHIGAPTLHGYAFWPTKDIPSEAKKAITLEVRAKSEAINAKYGGCGGEWGLTAQRADFLKLRYGPEYYQALVNLKKAFDPNNILNRGNLEGWL, encoded by the coding sequence ATGGCCCTGAGCGGGAAAAAGATAAAGAAGGACCTGGCCGAGTTTTTGGGCGAGAAGTACGTCTTCGACGACGCGCCCACCAACCTGGTCTACGCCAAGGACGTGATGCCCTACGACCTGGAGGAGCGCAACCTGCCCTACGCGGTGGCCCGCCCGGCCGACGCGGCCCAGATCGGCCAGGTGCTGATCTACGCCAATAAACATAAGATCCCGGTGCACATCCACGGCTCGGGCACCTCCCTGGTGGGCCTGGCCCGGCCCAAGGCGCGGGGCATCGTTCTGGACACCGCCCGCTTGCAGAGCATGGAGGTGTTTCCCGAGCGCTCCTATTTCGAGGCCGGGGCCGGGGTGCATTTGGCCAAGGTGCGCGCGGCCATCGCCCCTTACAAGGCCATGCTGCCCATCTTCCCGGGCAGCGAGCTGGTGGCCACCATCGGCGGGAGCATTTCGGTTAACACCAGCGCCCACGGGGTGGACTGCGCCCTGGGCAAGCCGGGCGACTACGTCTTGGGCCTGGAGGTGGTCCTGCCCACCGGCGAGGTGATCCAGACCGGCACCGAGAGCCTGCGCCGCCCGGCCGGGGTGGAGCTGACCAAGGTCATGGTGGGCTGCGAGGGGCTCTTGGGGGTGATCACCAAGGTGCGTATGCGTCTGCTGCCCCAGCCCTGCACCGCCAACATCGTGGCCTACTACGACAAGACCGAGGATATCCTGGCCACGGTGATGGAGATGTACCGCCAGGGCATCAGCCCGCCCATGTTCTTCGAATACCTTGACGAGACCTCCTCCAAGATCGGTTTCGAGGCGGTGGGCCTGGAGCCGCCCAGCGGCGCGGTGGCCATGATGTGTTTGCACGCGGACAACCCCGAGGGCTGCCGGGCCAAGGCGGAGCACTTTTTGAACTTCGTGGAAAAGAGCAACCCGCGCTCGGCCGAGATAACCGACGACCCGGTGCGCTGGGGCAAGGTGTGGAGCTCGCGGGCCGAAGCGGGCAACTACGTCTACCGCCAAGGCTCCACCTTCGGCTCCGAGGTGACCCCGCGAGTGGACAAGCTCTTGGACGCCTTCCAGGAGACGCGCCATTTCATCGAGCACCTGGAAGCCTACCCCAACCCGCAGTTCATCTCCTTCGGGCACATCGGCGCGCCCACCCTGCATGGCTACGCCTTCTGGCCCACCAAGGACATCCCCAGCGAGGCCAAGAAGGCCATCACCTTGGAGGTGCGGGCCAAGTCCGAGGCCATCAACGCCAAGTACGGCGGATGCGGAGGGGAGTGGGGCCTCACCGCCCAGCGGGCCGATTTCCTCAAGCTGCGCTACGGGCCGGAGTATTACCAGGCCCTGGTGAACCTGAAGAAGGCCTTTGACCCCAACAACATCTTGAACCGCGGCAATTTAGAGGGATGGTTGTGA
- a CDS encoding (Fe-S)-binding protein: MKLSPDPKKALLTELNKCRACRFCVDVCPTYQVSGGLEALSSFGRIQIIRHLLTGMLELDDSLSYALYSCLQCRRCENTCKAKGQALDICQIIQQARAYLAPDYAKEVADGV; the protein is encoded by the coding sequence GTGAAACTGAGCCCCGACCCCAAAAAGGCGCTGCTCACCGAGCTGAACAAATGCCGGGCCTGCCGCTTTTGCGTGGACGTGTGCCCGACTTATCAGGTCAGCGGTGGGCTGGAGGCCTTGTCCTCCTTTGGGCGCATCCAGATAATCCGTCACCTGCTCACCGGGATGCTGGAGCTGGACGACTCCTTGAGCTACGCCCTGTACTCCTGCTTGCAGTGCCGACGCTGCGAGAACACCTGCAAGGCCAAAGGCCAGGCCCTGGACATCTGCCAGATCATCCAGCAGGCCCGGGCCTACCTGGCCCCGGACTACGCCAAGGAGGTGGCCGATGGCGTCTAA
- a CDS encoding (Fe-S)-binding protein: MASNTRRVISQALSTLQRNTLSTGDPLGFNQVYWTDWSQGLSLPKDGSPCMYTGRMYQMLPYAGQAAKLANRYQGLLACPGMSQIMSWGNRVAGEKTIRRMAGTGGEIATRAQSALRGISAGLRAIGLEPGYLYDAEPYSGVLLHELGADPGARTQAGRLGALFQSKGVSEVVAVDPHTVHFLRDDFPEVLEGAGVKLSHYLELLASEAERLAPKTALPMKEVVVHDSCVMARHLGIVEQTRQVAEALGLRVIEPPNHGQDTACCGGPIEYGFEELCAEVSLMRARELAGAGSQVMVTCPICLLNLSRHEREAGLRVWDLGELLDLALGGGKDAA, translated from the coding sequence ATGGCGTCTAACACCCGCCGGGTCATCTCCCAGGCCCTGAGCACCCTGCAACGCAACACCCTGAGCACCGGCGATCCCCTGGGCTTCAACCAGGTCTACTGGACCGACTGGTCCCAGGGCCTAAGCCTGCCCAAGGACGGCTCGCCCTGCATGTACACCGGCCGCATGTATCAGATGCTGCCCTACGCCGGACAGGCGGCCAAGCTGGCCAACCGCTACCAGGGCCTCCTGGCCTGCCCGGGCATGAGCCAGATAATGAGCTGGGGCAACCGGGTGGCCGGGGAAAAGACCATCCGCCGCATGGCGGGCACCGGCGGCGAGATCGCCACGCGGGCCCAGAGCGCCCTACGCGGCATCTCGGCGGGGCTCAGGGCCATTGGCCTGGAGCCGGGCTACCTCTACGACGCCGAGCCCTACAGCGGGGTGCTCCTGCACGAGCTGGGGGCGGACCCCGGCGCGCGCACCCAAGCGGGCCGCCTGGGCGCCTTGTTCCAGAGCAAGGGCGTGAGCGAGGTGGTGGCCGTGGACCCGCACACCGTGCATTTTTTGCGCGACGACTTCCCCGAGGTGCTGGAAGGCGCGGGGGTGAAGCTCAGCCATTACCTGGAGCTCCTGGCCTCGGAGGCCGAGCGCCTGGCTCCCAAGACCGCGCTGCCCATGAAGGAGGTCGTGGTTCACGACTCCTGCGTCATGGCCCGTCACCTGGGCATCGTGGAGCAGACCCGCCAGGTCGCCGAGGCCCTGGGTCTGAGGGTGATCGAGCCGCCCAACCACGGCCAGGACACGGCCTGCTGCGGCGGGCCCATTGAATATGGTTTCGAGGAGCTCTGCGCCGAGGTGTCGCTGATGCGGGCCCGCGAGCTGGCCGGGGCGGGCAGCCAGGTGATGGTTACCTGCCCCATCTGCCTGCTCAATCTATCGCGCCACGAGCGCGAGGCGGGCCTCCGGGTATGGGACCTGGGCGAGTTGTTGGATCTGGCCTTGGGCGGCGGCAAAGACGCCGCGTAA